Proteins found in one Chionomys nivalis chromosome 15, mChiNiv1.1, whole genome shotgun sequence genomic segment:
- the LOC130887513 gene encoding N-alpha-acetyltransferase 11-like produces MNIRRAWPDDLMNMQPYNLLCLSENYQMKYYFYHSLSWPQFSYIAEDEDGKIVGYVLAKIEEDPHDVPHGHITSLAVKRSRLSLAQRLMDQVSRAMIENFSAKYVSLHVRKSNRAALHLYSNTLNFQVSEVEPKVYADGEDAYAMKRDLSQMAEELRRQLVLKKGRYVVLGSKENQGSTLAGSEEACQQNLAGDDSGSDSRDSADVQDSLQDLDSTS; encoded by the coding sequence ATGAACATCCGCCGTGCTTGGCCCGATGATCTGATGAACATGCAGCCCTACAACCTGCTGTGCCTGTCTGAGAACTACCAGATGAAGTACTACTTCTACCACAGCCTCTCTTGGCCCCAGTTCTCCTACATTGCTGAGGATGAGGATGGCAAGATCGTGGGCTATGTCCTGGCCAAGATAGAGGAGGACCCCCATGATGTCCCTCATGGACACATCACCTCACTGGCTGTGAAACGTTCGCGCCTCAGCCTGGCCCAGAGGCTGATGGACCAGGTCTCGCGGGCCATGATCGAGAACTTCAGCGCCAAGTATGTGTCCTTGCACGTGAGGAAGAGCAACAGGGCGGCCCTGCACCTTTATTCCAACACCCTGAACTTCCAGGTTAGTGAGGTGGAGCCCAAGGTCTATGCAGATGGAGAAGATGCATACGCCATGAAACGAGATCTCTCCCAGATGGCAGAGGAGCTGAGACGGCAGCTGGTACTGAAGAAGGGCAGATACGTGGTTCTGGGTTCCAAGGAGAATCAGGGCAGCACACTTGCTGGTTCTGAAGAGGCCTGTCAGCAGAACCTGGCCGGAGATGACAGTGGCAGTGACAGCAGAGACAGCGCTGATGTCCAAGACAGCTTGCAAGACTTGGATTCCACCTCCTAG